Proteins encoded together in one Lathyrus oleraceus cultivar Zhongwan6 chromosome 5, CAAS_Psat_ZW6_1.0, whole genome shotgun sequence window:
- the LOC127078340 gene encoding agamous-like MADS-box protein AGL80 produces the protein MSRKKVKLQYIINQSNRRTTFKKRKTCLLKKVNEISTLCGIGACVIIYGENSVEPEVWPPGPGTLNVVHKFRGVPEFERSKKMMDLEGFLRQSIEKSQEQLRKQMLENKKKKFTNFIDKALINKHNNTDLLSINELNDLVNMNALNDLTKFIDINIKEVEKKLNSVNVEVGEHVGNGIEVMTGIEQQENIGNAQSMINGANMQVDVHGLDTNMDYDIQSDYRYPSWDYSTIPYHDYNMDRDDL, from the exons ATGAGTAGAAAGAAGGTGAAACTTCAATATataatcaatcaatcaaacagGAGGACAACCTTCAAAAAAAGGAAAACAT GTTTATTGAAGAAGGTTAACGAAATCAGTACCCTTTGTGGTATAGGAGCATGTGTCATAATATATGGTGAAAACAGTGTTGAACCAGAGGTTTGGCCACCTGGTCCAGGAACACTAAATGTGGTACACAAATTCCGTGGTGTTCCTGAATTCGAACGAAGCAAAAAGATGATGGATTTGGAGGGTTTCTTGAGGCAGAGCATAGAGAAATCCCAAGAACAGTTGAGAAAACAAATGTTGGAGAACAAGAAGAAGAAATTTACCAATTTCATTGATAAAGCCCTTATCAATAAACATAACAATACTGATCTTTTGAGCATTAATGAACTCAATGATCTTGTGAACATGAATGCACTCAATGATCTGACAAAATTTATCGATATCAATATTAAAGAAGTTGAAAAAAAGTTGAATTCGGTAAATGTTGAAGTCGGTGAGCATGTTGGTAATGGAATTGAAGTTATGACTGGAATAGAGCAGCAAGAAAATATTGGAAATGCACAAAGTATGATTAATGGAGCAAATATGCAGGTTGATGTCCATGGTTTAGATACAAACATGGATTATGATATCCAAAGTGATTATCGATATCCTTCATGGGACTACTCCACCATACCATATCATGATTATAATATGGACAGAGATGATCTTTGA